A genomic stretch from Cryomorphaceae bacterium includes:
- a CDS encoding glycosyltransferase, with the protein MSENHLHIVAFDVPAPPDYGGVIDVYYKVKALHKLGVKIHLHCFDYGRGPKAELKKYCHKVWYYRRKTRKTLLLHKLPFIVVSRSHRGLLQRLLQDQHPILFEGLHSCFFLDDPKLAHRIKLVRNHNVEHEYYLALARAEQNAFKKAYFSRETMKLKAFEPVLRHAQLLLAISPNDTRHFSRRYGNTEYLPAFHPEFSGQFNPNKERVALYHGNLGVAENDKAARFLVSEVFAHSPFPLVIAGNNASVELIRLVNECDNVTLLQDVNTEDIREWVQRAWINLLPTFQGTGIKLKLLFALYNGGYCMVNSTMVKDTGLEEYCVVKDSAEEIIGSMEALMRLPFGEEEFAARIRGLQETFCNETNAARLLDWINQLKEQ; encoded by the coding sequence TTGTCTGAAAATCACCTCCATATCGTAGCTTTCGACGTGCCCGCTCCTCCAGATTACGGAGGGGTCATTGACGTATATTACAAGGTAAAAGCACTTCATAAACTAGGGGTAAAAATTCACCTGCACTGCTTTGATTACGGCCGTGGCCCCAAAGCCGAACTCAAAAAATACTGCCACAAGGTTTGGTACTACAGGCGCAAAACGCGCAAAACCCTTTTGCTTCATAAACTGCCTTTTATTGTGGTTTCGCGAAGTCACCGGGGGCTGTTGCAACGCCTTCTGCAAGACCAGCACCCCATTTTATTTGAGGGCCTGCATTCTTGCTTTTTCCTGGACGACCCCAAATTGGCTCATCGCATCAAGCTTGTGCGCAATCACAACGTAGAGCACGAGTACTACCTGGCTCTGGCGCGTGCCGAACAAAATGCATTCAAAAAAGCGTACTTCTCGCGCGAAACCATGAAGCTCAAGGCTTTTGAGCCTGTTCTGCGTCACGCTCAGTTGTTGCTGGCCATCTCTCCCAACGACACGCGTCATTTCTCCCGTCGCTACGGAAATACGGAGTACCTGCCGGCTTTCCATCCCGAATTTTCGGGGCAATTCAACCCAAACAAGGAGCGGGTTGCACTGTACCACGGAAACCTCGGAGTGGCTGAAAACGACAAAGCTGCACGTTTTTTGGTATCGGAGGTATTTGCCCATAGCCCGTTTCCGCTGGTGATTGCGGGCAACAATGCTTCCGTAGAGTTAATTCGATTGGTGAATGAATGCGATAATGTAACCTTGCTGCAGGATGTCAACACCGAAGACATTCGTGAATGGGTGCAACGAGCCTGGATCAATCTGCTGCCCACCTTCCAGGGTACGGGCATCAAGTTAAAACTGCTTTTTGCGCTCTACAACGGTGGCTACTGCATGGTGAATTCTACCATGGTAAAAGACACAGGTCTTGAGGAGTATTGCGTGGTGAAAGACAGCGCAGAGGAGATAATCGGTAGTATGGAGGCATTGATGCGCCTGCCTTTTGGAGAAGAGGAGTTTGCGGCGCGGATCAGGGGTTTGCAGGAAACTTTCTGCAACGAAACCAACGCAGCCAGGCTTTTGGATTGGATTAACCAGCTGAAGGAGCAGTAG
- a CDS encoding ATP-binding cassette domain-containing protein codes for MSTESNIIQLNDVQIFQRDNLVLSEINFEVKSGEFVYLIGKTGSGKSSLLKTLYGELPLSGGTGIVAGFDLNKLKRNKVHLLRRKLGIVFQDFELLMDRSVIDNLLFVLKATGWKDKKAMNERMEHVLQRVGLETKGFKMPHQLSGGEQQRVAIARALLNDPELILADEPTGNLDPATTEDILQLLFEISNSGRAVLMATHDYQYMTRFSSRVVVCEGGRLHEQSATAPSAG; via the coding sequence ATGTCCACAGAATCCAACATCATACAGCTCAACGATGTACAAATTTTTCAGCGTGATAACCTCGTACTGTCTGAAATTAACTTTGAGGTGAAATCGGGTGAGTTTGTGTACCTGATCGGGAAAACCGGGAGCGGAAAAAGCAGTCTGTTGAAAACATTGTACGGGGAATTACCACTTTCGGGCGGCACCGGTATTGTTGCTGGCTTTGACCTCAACAAGCTCAAGCGAAACAAAGTGCACTTGCTGCGACGCAAGTTGGGCATTGTTTTTCAGGATTTTGAGCTTCTGATGGACCGCTCGGTTATTGACAACCTGTTGTTCGTGCTAAAAGCCACAGGCTGGAAAGACAAAAAAGCGATGAACGAGCGCATGGAGCACGTGTTGCAACGCGTGGGCCTTGAAACCAAAGGGTTTAAAATGCCCCACCAACTATCAGGTGGAGAACAACAGCGGGTGGCCATTGCGCGTGCCCTTCTCAACGACCCAGAGCTGATTCTGGCCGATGAGCCTACGGGTAACCTCGACCCCGCAACCACGGAAGATATTCTTCAGCTCCTATTTGAGATCAGCAACAGCGGTCGGGCCGTGCTCATGGCTACGCATGACTATCAGTACATGACCCGGTTTTCATCGCGGGTGGTGGTGTGCGAGGGAGGCAGATTGCACGAACAGTCTGCTACTGCTCCTTCAGCTGGTTAA